In Nitrobacteraceae bacterium AZCC 1564, the following proteins share a genomic window:
- a CDS encoding outer membrane protein OmpA-like peptidoglycan-associated protein (product_source=COG2885; cath_funfam=3.30.1330.60; cleavage_site_network=SignalP-noTM; cog=COG2885; pfam=PF00691; superfamily=103088): MKNIRVILLTTTAIAAAQIPHLSAHAEAVSSFIVAQAAAPAPEDQKAAPKASPKAAPPAQPKAAPPPHAAPPAAAPKAPPAPPARPSAPPPPAAPKAAPPAPPTPPHAAPPPAAPKAAPTPPPAPPKAAPAPQAPKAAPPPPAQAPKPAPSTSTPPAAAPHAAPAPAEKAAPQPQRQQAPNAPPVAPGVRDVTPQRAPEPAPNGRPPTNGRPTTPPAAAPTPGTTPTPAPGQPTAQPGARPATPPAAAPAPGTTPTTPGATPAAPSAAPAPGQPPAPGQPGERRTQRFAPPPGMPAGTPAAPAAAPVAAPLPPAPTVQAAPIAVQPGQRPGGRLDDFRSQRQQSTVGGRTVITEPGRVIVQDPNGQSFVRHNDVDRFRYGARDVRVAREGNDTRTIVVRPDGSQIITVNDRDGGLLRRIRRDRDGREVIIIDNRPRGPRGIGGFFVALPPPVLRIPQDRYIVEAEGAPPELIYDTLVAPPVDRIERAYSLDEIRYSPSVRQRMPSIDLDTINFETGSWDIPPDQAAKLQAIADGLNRAIQRNPRAVFLIEGHTDAVGNDVDNLSLSDRRAESAATLLTQQFGVPAENLTSQGYGEQYLKEQTDGPSRVNRRVTIRNITPLLNGGQASLPPPPAGTAPPRR; this comes from the coding sequence ATGAAAAACATTCGAGTGATCCTGCTGACGACGACTGCAATCGCAGCCGCACAGATTCCACATCTTTCGGCTCACGCCGAAGCCGTATCGTCTTTCATCGTTGCGCAAGCGGCAGCGCCAGCACCTGAAGATCAGAAGGCCGCGCCAAAAGCCTCACCCAAGGCAGCGCCACCCGCACAGCCGAAAGCCGCTCCACCTCCGCACGCCGCTCCTCCCGCCGCTGCACCAAAGGCGCCTCCGGCGCCACCTGCGCGTCCGTCCGCACCGCCTCCTCCTGCTGCACCGAAGGCCGCGCCTCCGGCACCACCGACGCCGCCGCATGCTGCGCCACCGCCGGCTGCTCCCAAAGCTGCTCCAACACCTCCGCCAGCCCCACCCAAAGCTGCGCCTGCGCCTCAAGCTCCTAAGGCGGCCCCACCGCCGCCGGCTCAAGCACCGAAGCCAGCGCCATCGACAAGCACACCGCCGGCCGCAGCACCTCATGCAGCACCGGCCCCGGCGGAGAAGGCAGCACCACAGCCTCAACGGCAGCAGGCTCCTAACGCACCGCCGGTCGCCCCCGGCGTGCGCGATGTCACGCCACAACGTGCTCCTGAACCCGCACCAAATGGCCGCCCACCAACAAATGGCCGGCCCACCACGCCTCCGGCCGCCGCGCCAACTCCAGGTACGACACCCACGCCCGCTCCGGGCCAACCGACAGCACAGCCTGGAGCACGTCCGGCTACGCCACCCGCGGCCGCACCTGCACCAGGCACAACGCCAACGACGCCGGGTGCAACGCCGGCAGCGCCGAGCGCCGCGCCTGCTCCGGGTCAGCCGCCAGCGCCCGGACAGCCGGGAGAACGCCGTACGCAACGCTTCGCACCGCCACCTGGCATGCCTGCAGGCACACCTGCCGCGCCGGCTGCAGCGCCGGTTGCCGCTCCGCTGCCGCCAGCGCCTACGGTTCAGGCCGCGCCGATCGCGGTGCAGCCCGGCCAACGTCCTGGTGGACGGCTTGATGACTTCCGCAGCCAGCGCCAGCAATCTACAGTGGGCGGGCGCACCGTCATCACCGAACCGGGCCGCGTCATCGTCCAGGATCCCAATGGACAATCCTTCGTGCGGCACAACGACGTCGATCGCTTCCGTTATGGTGCGCGCGATGTCCGCGTTGCCCGCGAAGGCAACGATACGCGAACCATTGTGGTGCGCCCCGACGGCTCGCAGATCATCACGGTCAACGACCGCGATGGCGGATTGCTTCGCCGGATCCGTCGCGATCGCGATGGGCGCGAGGTGATCATCATCGACAACAGACCGCGCGGTCCGCGTGGCATTGGCGGCTTCTTCGTGGCGCTGCCACCGCCGGTGCTTCGCATCCCGCAAGATCGCTACATCGTTGAGGCCGAAGGCGCACCACCTGAGCTGATTTACGACACGCTGGTTGCGCCGCCTGTGGATCGCATCGAGCGCGCATATTCACTCGACGAAATCCGCTACAGTCCATCGGTCCGTCAGCGCATGCCGAGCATCGATCTCGACACCATCAACTTCGAGACCGGATCGTGGGACATCCCGCCGGATCAAGCGGCGAAGCTGCAGGCAATCGCCGACGGCCTCAACCGCGCGATCCAGCGCAATCCGCGTGCGGTGTTCCTGATCGAGGGGCACACTGATGCTGTCGGCAACGACGTCGACAACCTCTCTCTGTCAGATCGTCGCGCCGAATCCGCAGCAACGCTGCTGACGCAGCAATTCGGCGTCCCTGCAGAAAATCTCACGTCGCAGGGCTACGGCGAACAGTACCTCAAGGAGCAGACGGACGGTCCGAGCCGCGTCAACCGGCGCGTCACCATCCGCAACATCACACCTCTGCTCAATGGTGGTCAGGCGTCGCTGCCACCGCCCCCAGCAGGCACGGCACCGCCACGACGCTAA
- a CDS encoding putative MAPEG superfamily protein (product_source=COG3686; cath_funfam=1.20.120.550; cog=COG3686; pfam=PF01124; superfamily=161084; transmembrane_helix_parts=Inside_1_1,TMhelix_2_19,Outside_20_59,TMhelix_60_82,Inside_83_101,TMhelix_102_124,Outside_125_125), producing MPFAYWCILIAALLPIAWAKYAKAGFVGDNRHPRDIIDSLPPQKRRAYAAHQNAFESFPFFAAAVVVAITQGASVGIVNALAGAYVLLRIVHGCLYVGDQPTLRSLVFAAAFAVNIAIFVSPIFK from the coding sequence ATGCCGTTTGCCTATTGGTGCATCTTGATCGCAGCGTTGCTGCCGATTGCCTGGGCCAAATATGCGAAGGCCGGGTTCGTCGGCGATAACCGTCACCCGCGCGATATCATCGACAGCTTGCCGCCGCAGAAACGCCGTGCCTATGCCGCGCATCAGAACGCGTTTGAGAGCTTCCCGTTCTTTGCTGCCGCCGTGGTCGTCGCCATCACGCAAGGGGCGTCGGTTGGCATCGTGAATGCACTTGCGGGAGCGTATGTGCTGCTGCGCATCGTGCACGGATGCTTGTATGTCGGCGATCAGCCGACGTTGCGGTCACTCGTGTTCGCGGCGGCGTTCGCCGTCAACATCGCAATCTTCGTATCGCCAATCTTCAAGTAA
- a CDS encoding hypothetical protein (product_source=Hypo-rule applied; superfamily=81995) yields the protein MVKISIAGDPEEIPPATPGDPAEPPPENPPGNPRPEVPPPMNDPAEPSHPNELPGHLPDELPGRGPKGPRTPNPANHANITRASTKNINLIEHVSL from the coding sequence ATGGTGAAGATTTCGATAGCTGGCGATCCGGAAGAGATTCCACCGGCCACGCCGGGAGATCCGGCCGAGCCCCCACCGGAAAATCCGCCCGGCAATCCGCGCCCTGAGGTGCCGCCACCGATGAATGATCCGGCGGAGCCTTCACACCCGAACGAACTTCCCGGTCATTTGCCTGACGAGCTTCCGGGTCGTGGGCCGAAAGGTCCACGCACGCCTAATCCGGCGAATCACGCGAACATCACAAGAGCAAGCACCAAGAACATCAACCTCATCGAACACGTATCGTTGTGA